One Miscanthus floridulus cultivar M001 chromosome 11, ASM1932011v1, whole genome shotgun sequence DNA window includes the following coding sequences:
- the LOC136492717 gene encoding uncharacterized protein At5g50100, chloroplastic-like isoform X1 — protein MASSLARLGAALPRARPRAAARALPPGRWDAAALGASHRAAPNACRCQVHSDVKGAPTSDLKDGGKSEAWRIKMLYDGDCPLCMREVNMLRERNKSYGTIKFVDISSKDYSPDDNQGLDYETVMGRIHAILSDGTVVTDVEAFRKLYEEVGLGWVYAVTKYEPVATMANAVYGVWAKYRMQITGRPPLEEIMASRKAAVSCPSGHELTSSA, from the exons ATGGCGAGCTCACTGGCCCGCCTGGGAGCGGCGCTGCCGCGCGCGCGCCCACGCGCCGCGGCCCGAGCCCTGCCACCGGGGCGGTGGGACGCCGCCGCGCTTGGCGCCTCCCACCGCGCCGCGCCGAACG CTTGCAGGTGCCAAGTCCATTCCGACGTTAAAGGAGCCCCTACATCGGACTTGAAGGACGGTGGCAAATCTGAAGCTTGGAGGATCAAGATGCTCTACGACGGTGATTGCCCTCTCTGTATGCGTGAG GTAAACATGCTAAGAGAAAGAAACAAATCCTATGGAACAATAAAGTTTGTTGACATAAGCTCGAAAGATTACTCTCCAGATGACAATCAGGGCCTTGATTATGAAACT GTCATGGGGAGGATACATGCCATTCTTTCAGATGGAACTGTTGTCACAGATGTTGAG GCATTTAGAAAACTGTACGAGGAAGTAGGACTTGGATGGGTTTATGCTGTTACTAAGTATGAGCCT GTAGCTACCATGGCAAATGCAGTATATGGTGTGTGGGCGAAATACCGTATGCAAATTACAG GTCGACCTCCACTAGAAGAGATTATGGCATCCCGAAAAGCTGCAGTAAGTTGTCCTTCTGGTCATGAGCTCACTTCCTCTGCCTGA
- the LOC136492714 gene encoding F-box/kelch-repeat protein At5g15710-like: MDAVPPARAARPTSPSRPPKAIRSTKPRGLDEDTAAPPAFPKAKSPTSYGAGAEAPLLLHHHADVPMDARVWAELPDDLLVEVLARVPPFLLFRLRPVCRRWEAILHDPAFLAAHAAVPSHGPCLLTVSRGGGGASPAPPQCTVLSVPLHARYKLPFSFLPAWDLWLVGSSGGLVCFSGFDGAAFRTVVCNPLTQAWRVLPDMHCNQQRQLVLTVDKSRRSFKVIAASDLYGDKTLPTEVYDSKENKWSVHQMMPAANLCSSKMAFCDSRLYLETLSPLGLMMYKVDAGRWEHIPAKFPRSLLDGYLVAGARTRLFLVGRIGLYSTLQSMRIWELDHGRTVWVEISRMPPRYFRALLRLSAERFECFGQDNLICFTSWNQGKGLLYDVDKKAWSWIAGCASQLCNSQVCFYEPRFDTSIY; encoded by the coding sequence ATGGACGCGGTGCCGCCCGCGCGCGCGGCGCGGCCCACGAGCCCGTCGCGGCCGCCCAAGGCGATCCGCAGCACCAAGCCGCGGGGCCTCGACGAGGACACCGCGGCGCCGCCCGCGTTCCCCAAGGCCAAATCCCCCACATCCTacggagccggagccgaggcgccgctcctcctccaccaccacgcGGACGTCCCGATGGACGCCCGCGTCTGGGCGGAGCTCCCCGAcgacctcctcgtggaggtgctGGCCCGCGTGCCGCCCTTCCTCCTCTTCCGCCTCCGCCCCGTGTGCCGCCGCTGGGAGGCCATCCTCCACGACCCGGCCTTCCTGGCCGCGCACGCCGCGGTGCCCTCCCACGGGCCCTGCCTCCTCACCGTCtccaggggcggcggcggcgccagccCCGCCCCGCCGCAGTGCACCGTGCTCAGCGTCCCCCTGCACGCCCGCTACAAGCTCCCGTTCTCCTTCCTCCCCGCCTGGGACCTCTGGCTCGTCGGATCCTCGGGAGGGCTCGTCTGCTTCTCCGGCTTCGACGGCGCTGCCTTCCGTACGGTCGTCTGCAACCCGCTCACGCAGGCGTGGCGGGTGCTCCCGGACATGCATTGCAACCAGCAGCGGCAGCTGGTGCTCACGGTCGACAAGAGCCGCCGCTCCTTCAAGGTAATCGCCGCCAGCGACTTGTATGGGGACAAGACGCTCCCCACTGAGGTCTACGACTCCAAGGAGAATAAATGGTCGGTGCACCAGATGATGCCCGCGGCGAACCTGTGCTCGTCGAAAATGGCGTTCTGTGACTCCAGGCTGTACCTGGAGACGCTCTCGCCGCTGGGGCTGATGATGTACAAAGTGGATGCGGGGCGTTGGGAGCATATACCTGCCAAGTTCCCACGGTCCCTGCTGGATGGTTATCTGGTCGCTGGAGCTCGCACGAGGTTGTTCTTGGTTGGGCGGATTGGGCTATACAGCACGCTGCAGAGTATGAGGATCTGGGAGCTGGATCATGGTAGAACAGTTTGGGTGGAGATAAGCAGAATGCCGCCCAGGTACTTCAGGGCTCTGCTGAGGTTGTCGGCGGAGAGGTTCGAGTGCTTTGGACAGGACAACTTGATATGTTTCACTTCGTGGAACCAGGGCAAAGGTCTTCTCTATGATGTTGATAAGAAGGCTTGGTCATGGATTGCTGGTTGCGCTAGCCAGCTGTGCAATAGTCAGGTCTGCTTTTACGAGCCAAGGTTCGACACATCAATCTACTGA
- the LOC136492715 gene encoding ubiquinol oxidase 4, chloroplastic/chromoplastic-like, producing the protein MAVASASPLPAAPSTKPATAPSPPAPASGFLALRGAPRLRPAAAAAAAWRRLRVEAIRTQREKQRTEVPVEESAPVREAAAPLDGVGADDPMVPSSDESWVVRLEQSFNIFATESMIMVLDGVYRDRNYARFFVLETIARVPYFAFISVLHMYETFGWWRRADYLKVHFAQSWNEFHHLLIMEELGGDALWIDRFLARFMAFFYYFMTVAMYMVSPRMAYHFSECVERHAYSTYDKFLKLHEEKLKRLPAPEAALNYYLNEDLYLFDEFQSARIPCSRRPKIDNLYDVFVNIRDDEAEHCKTMKACQTHGNLRSPHSVPNCLEADSECVIPEDECEGIVDCVKKSLTK; encoded by the exons ATGGCggtggcctcggcctcgcccctcCCCGCGGCGCCGTCCACCAAGCCCGCCACGGCCCCCTCGCCTCCCGCTCCCGCGTCCGGCTTCCTCGCTCTCCGCGGCGCACCGCGcctccgccccgccgccgccgccgccgccgcttg GAGGAGGCTTCGTGTGGAGGCGATCAGGACGCAGCGGGAGAAGCAGCGGACGGAGGTGCCTGTCGAGGAGTCCGCCCCCGTCAGGGAGGCCGCCGCGCCCCTGGACGGAGTCGGAGCGGACGACCCCATGGTTCCTTCCTCGGACGAGAGCTGGGTGGTCAGGCTCGAGCAGTCGTTCAACATTTTCGCCACG GAATCGATGATTATGGTACTCGATGGCGTGTACCGTGATCGGAACTACGCCAGGTTTTTTGTGCTCGAGACGATTGCCAGGGTGCCGTATTTCG CGTTCATATCGGTGCTTCACATGTATGAAACCTTTGGCTGGTGGAGACGAGCCGATTATCTAAAGGTTCACTTTGCGCAGAGCTGGAACGAGTTCCATCACCTCTTGATCATGGAA GAATTGGGTGGCGACGCTTTATGGATTGATCGTTTCCTTGCTCGGTTTATGGCGTTTTTTTACTACTTCATGACTGTTGCAATGTACATGGTGAGCCCACGAATGGCAT ATCACTTTTCTGAATGTGTGGAGAGACATGCGTATTCCACCTATGATAAGTTCCTCAAGCTCCATGAAG AGAAATTGAAAAGACTACCAGCTCCAGAGGCAGCATTAAACTATTACCTGAACGAGGACCTTTACTTATTTG ATGAGTTTCAGTCAGCAAGAATTCCATGTTCTAGGAGACCTAAAATAG ATAACTTATATGATGTATTCGTCAATATACGAGATGACGAGGCAGAGCACTGCAAGACAATGAAGGCCTGTCAAACACATGGAAATCTTCGTTCTCCTCACTCAGTGCCGAACTGCTTAGAAGCTGATTCGGAATGTGTAATACCTGAAGACGAGTGTGAAGGTATTGTGGACTGTGTCAAAAAGTCCCTTACAAAGTAA
- the LOC136492717 gene encoding uncharacterized protein At5g50100, chloroplastic-like isoform X2 — protein MASSLARLGAALPRARPRAAARALPPGRWDAAALGASHRAAPNACRCQVHSDVKGAPTSDLKDGGKSEAWRIKMLYDGDCPLCMREVNMLRERNKSYGTIKFVDISSKDYSPDDNQGLDYETVMGRIHAILSDGTVVTDVEAFRKLYEEVGLGWVYAVTKYEPVATMANAVYGVWAKYRMQITGRPPLEEIMASRKAAGECKDDKVCKM, from the exons ATGGCGAGCTCACTGGCCCGCCTGGGAGCGGCGCTGCCGCGCGCGCGCCCACGCGCCGCGGCCCGAGCCCTGCCACCGGGGCGGTGGGACGCCGCCGCGCTTGGCGCCTCCCACCGCGCCGCGCCGAACG CTTGCAGGTGCCAAGTCCATTCCGACGTTAAAGGAGCCCCTACATCGGACTTGAAGGACGGTGGCAAATCTGAAGCTTGGAGGATCAAGATGCTCTACGACGGTGATTGCCCTCTCTGTATGCGTGAG GTAAACATGCTAAGAGAAAGAAACAAATCCTATGGAACAATAAAGTTTGTTGACATAAGCTCGAAAGATTACTCTCCAGATGACAATCAGGGCCTTGATTATGAAACT GTCATGGGGAGGATACATGCCATTCTTTCAGATGGAACTGTTGTCACAGATGTTGAG GCATTTAGAAAACTGTACGAGGAAGTAGGACTTGGATGGGTTTATGCTGTTACTAAGTATGAGCCT GTAGCTACCATGGCAAATGCAGTATATGGTGTGTGGGCGAAATACCGTATGCAAATTACAG GTCGACCTCCACTAGAAGAGATTATGGCATCCCGAAAAGCTGCA GGCGAATGTAAAGATGACAAAGTATGCAAGATGTGA
- the LOC136492717 gene encoding uncharacterized protein At5g50100, chloroplastic-like isoform X4, with amino-acid sequence MASSLARLGAALPRARPRAAARALPPGRWDAAALGASHRAAPNACRCQVHSDVKGAPTSDLKDGGKSEAWRIKMLYDGDCPLCMREVNMLRERNKSYGTIKFVDISSKDYSPDDNQGLDYETVMGRIHAILSDGTVVTDVEAFRKLYEEVGLGWVYAVTKYEPYSAGSYHGKCSIWCVGEIPYANYRSTSTRRDYGIPKSCRRM; translated from the exons ATGGCGAGCTCACTGGCCCGCCTGGGAGCGGCGCTGCCGCGCGCGCGCCCACGCGCCGCGGCCCGAGCCCTGCCACCGGGGCGGTGGGACGCCGCCGCGCTTGGCGCCTCCCACCGCGCCGCGCCGAACG CTTGCAGGTGCCAAGTCCATTCCGACGTTAAAGGAGCCCCTACATCGGACTTGAAGGACGGTGGCAAATCTGAAGCTTGGAGGATCAAGATGCTCTACGACGGTGATTGCCCTCTCTGTATGCGTGAG GTAAACATGCTAAGAGAAAGAAACAAATCCTATGGAACAATAAAGTTTGTTGACATAAGCTCGAAAGATTACTCTCCAGATGACAATCAGGGCCTTGATTATGAAACT GTCATGGGGAGGATACATGCCATTCTTTCAGATGGAACTGTTGTCACAGATGTTGAG GCATTTAGAAAACTGTACGAGGAAGTAGGACTTGGATGGGTTTATGCTGTTACTAAGTATGAGCCT TACTCTGCAGGTAGCTACCATGGCAAATGCAGTATATGGTGTGTGGGCGAAATACCGTATGCAAATTACAG GTCGACCTCCACTAGAAGAGATTATGGCATCCCGAAAAGCTGCA GGCGAATGTAA
- the LOC136492717 gene encoding uncharacterized protein At5g50100, chloroplastic-like isoform X3, with amino-acid sequence MASSLARLGAALPRARPRAAARALPPGRWDAAALGASHRAAPNACRCQVHSDVKGAPTSDLKDGGKSEAWRIKMLYDGDCPLCMREVNMLRERNKSYGTIKFVDISSKDYSPDDNQGLDYETVMGRIHAILSDGTVVTDVEAFRKLYEEVGLGWVYAVTKYEPYSAGSYHGKCSIWCVGEIPYANYRSTSTRRDYGIPKSCSKLSFWS; translated from the exons ATGGCGAGCTCACTGGCCCGCCTGGGAGCGGCGCTGCCGCGCGCGCGCCCACGCGCCGCGGCCCGAGCCCTGCCACCGGGGCGGTGGGACGCCGCCGCGCTTGGCGCCTCCCACCGCGCCGCGCCGAACG CTTGCAGGTGCCAAGTCCATTCCGACGTTAAAGGAGCCCCTACATCGGACTTGAAGGACGGTGGCAAATCTGAAGCTTGGAGGATCAAGATGCTCTACGACGGTGATTGCCCTCTCTGTATGCGTGAG GTAAACATGCTAAGAGAAAGAAACAAATCCTATGGAACAATAAAGTTTGTTGACATAAGCTCGAAAGATTACTCTCCAGATGACAATCAGGGCCTTGATTATGAAACT GTCATGGGGAGGATACATGCCATTCTTTCAGATGGAACTGTTGTCACAGATGTTGAG GCATTTAGAAAACTGTACGAGGAAGTAGGACTTGGATGGGTTTATGCTGTTACTAAGTATGAGCCT TACTCTGCAGGTAGCTACCATGGCAAATGCAGTATATGGTGTGTGGGCGAAATACCGTATGCAAATTACAG GTCGACCTCCACTAGAAGAGATTATGGCATCCCGAAAAGCTGCAGTAAGTTGTCCTTCTGGTCATGA